A window of Nicotiana sylvestris chromosome 8, ASM39365v2, whole genome shotgun sequence genomic DNA:
TAAAACAATTAGGTGGGAGATTTTGAGTCTTCATTCGCCAAGCTTTCCTTGTTCTTTTTTCTATTATTCTTCTATTTCCGTACCACTGCATTCCTCCCTGATctttttttcttcccttttttttttgttttattttaaacCTTTTTCTTGGGTTATTTATCATTTGTCTGTTATAGGCCAAGGAATAGATGTCAGTATAAAGGTCAATATAAGTTGTATTATGAACAGATGCCCAATTATTTGATTGTTACACCTTTATAAATTGTTAAAGTTATTGCACATAGATGAGAGATGAGTTATTGGCTCTCTGGGTTGTCTCTATATGGTTGATTGCGCGAACTATGTCGCCAGCTCACCCAATCAAATGCGCTAAACTTAGATATCCCATTGGAGTGAACGTAAAGCCTCAGTGTTGATGCCCTGCTGATTACTGTAGAGTAAACAGAAGAGAGCAGCAGGAAATAACCAAGCCATTGCATATGAGAGGCGTAGCGTTTTCAATTTTTAGGAGGAAATTGTCAAATTCGGAACTTCCAACATGGTTCAGGTGGAGCATTCAATTCGGAAAATAGTAGTATTGTATCTTTTCAGTACTTGTTTGTTTGGAAGAGGGAATTATCAGAGGGAATTAGCTTGCACTATTTTCGTCGCTAGGAACTTTACCAAGTAATCATATCCATGATAATAAAGAGCTTCAATCTCTGCCCTTCGACCACTCTGAACCATTGCTGCAACCTCTTCTTTGTAACTATCCTGCTAGAAATCAGTAATTTTGTGATTATTAAGCCAAATAATGGATTAAGGCGGACGTTTCCAAATTAACTGGATTCATACCTGCAGAATCTCTGATGACATCAAACTCTTGGCAATCTGCAGATCTCGTGGTTTCAAAGGGACCAAAGATTCTTCGGGTACAAGTTGATCAATATCATCCTTTCGCAGTCCTAGCCACTTGACATTGCAAGCTAAAATAACATATAGAGAAATAGATTCGTATAAGATACCAAGGGCACATGATTCAACATAACTATAAGAGAAACGAGCACCATATCTGTACGCTTCAAGTCCCATCCCTATGCTTCCAAATTTGAAGGTGCAAAGAATTGCTAGTCCAGCCGGATTCCTTAAAAATCACAATTCTATATGTAAGAACGTTGGTCTGCATCTAATGTGGTGGGCAACACTAGTGAAGTCATTTATACCAGTCAACAAACCCCAGGACTGGCAAATTGGGGAATGCCCGACAGATTCGATGAAGCAGAAACCTGAATAAGTATTTTGAGATTAGAATATGTTGTAAGTTAATATTTGAATGGACAATATTTCTGTGAGCTGGAACTTCAGGTAAAAAGAGTTGTCTTTGAAGATGATATACTATATGCTTAACTCTTCACCTCACCTAGTGGCAATATCAGGGAATCCCTTGGCAGTGATTAGAATGCATGGGATTTGATTGAATACGCGATCCTCAGCCAGTCGCTGGAATATGGCATGCTAAAAAGTAGAACTACTTTTAGTTTCTTGCAAAATCAGTGGTGTAAAGTTTTCAGAAAGAGACAAAAATAATACCTTCTCCACCACAATGATGTATCGTGCATCTGTTTCCATGGCCAATTTTTCCAACAATTCTAGGTCTCCAGATATAGCATATCCGGACGATCCACAGGTAGAGCAGTCAACAACCTCCTTGTTTGGCTCCTTTCTCAGTGGTTAAAGAAGCAAGCAAACATAAGTCACTAATCCATCTCTGGAAAAAAGAAGTACCAAAGTTCTAAGTGTTGGATAACTACCTACTTCAAATCCTTGACCAAAGCTTAGATGGGAAACTTAATGACTTGTACCGGTAAGTATTAAGTTCCTTGACTGTTCGCACAAAATCAGAATAAAACAAAGCAAAATAGTTTATCTTACACAGCCAAAAACAGCTAACTTTTACCAAGCAAACATTCAAAGTTTGACTAGGTTGGCTCCTATAGAAAGACATCAATCTACTATGTCTCAATTCCAAACAAGTAGTGATTGTCTATATGGATTCTCTATATCCCCTTTGCTTTATTAGGCGCATTTGATTCCAAACTGACAGATAGTGTACTGTTACAGGCCAAGTTAAGCTAATAATGCTAAGCTTTTGATCAAATAAAATATGGATTCTGAAGAGCGGAAGCAGAGCAGCACATATATGAACAGCTGAAATTACAACTGAAGGGTTAAGAATAGTACCTGCAACAATAAACGGCCTGCTATAGCCCCTCTGCTCGATGCCATTATTCCAAGGCTATAACGGCTGCACCGAAGCAAGGCCACCAAGTCTGTTCTTCATAGAAGGTAAATGAAGACCCCGTCACCAAAATCAATCAAACACACAAATCATTATTCAGAAatgatgaaaagaaagaagaatcaGCATTGACCTTGGATGGTCCTATTAACCTGCATTTGAGAAGTGA
This region includes:
- the LOC104219790 gene encoding meiotic recombination protein SPO11-2, which translates into the protein MGELCRSTIFFSDQHLCYADILPPSQVRARIEVAVLNFLKALSSNSPSISDLSLISRNSSNSRVSQGLLTGDSWIFLSHSFCTRSLTRENSAKSFIRVWKVMEMCYQILVQEKRVTQRELYYKLLCDSPDYFTSQMQVNRTIQDLVALLRCSRYSLGIMASSRGAIAGRLLLQEPNKEVVDCSTCGSSGYAISGDLELLEKLAMETDARYIIVVEKHAIFQRLAEDRVFNQIPCILITAKGFPDIATRFLLHRICRAFPNLPVLGFVDWNPAGLAILCTFKFGSIGMGLEAYRYACNVKWLGLRKDDIDQLVPEESLVPLKPRDLQIAKSLMSSEILQDSYKEEVAAMVQSGRRAEIEALYYHGYDYLVKFLATKIVQANSL